One Triticum dicoccoides isolate Atlit2015 ecotype Zavitan chromosome 5B, WEW_v2.0, whole genome shotgun sequence genomic window carries:
- the LOC119308792 gene encoding uncharacterized protein LOC119308792, with protein sequence MKIGGQGKLNRAFREKRARFYIFRRCVVMLLRWSD encoded by the coding sequence ATGAAGATTGGAGGCCAAGGGAAGCTCAACAGGGCTTTCAGGGAGAAGAGGGCTAGGTTCTACATCTTCCGCCGCTGCGTCGTCATGTTGCTCCGATGGAGCGACTGA
- the LOC119308791 gene encoding uncharacterized protein LOC119308791, with translation MGSVRSQGKQGGRVSRALKEHRARLYIIRRCIVMLLCWHD, from the coding sequence ATGGGGAGTGTGAGGAGCCAAGGCAAGCAAGGGGGGAGGGTGAGCAGAGCTCTGAAGGAGCACAGAGCCAGGCTCTACATCATCCGTAGGTGCATCGTCATGCTCCTTTGCTGGCATGACTGA
- the LOC119308793 gene encoding probable NAD(P)H dehydrogenase subunit CRR3, chloroplastic, producing MACHLVAACVPRLAVVASSASGDPVRRIRRRAPGSRSQKAPTAAPPQPSVAEVRRAIGAADDPSASGRDKQSGFMELLASTPIGQPESDAERRIREAAEWVVDNTEARAQEGQKSILVLCMKIFPLWLFLMLTALGVINLPFDIPGLDMDDLLM from the exons ATGGCGTGCCACCTCGTCGCCGCCTGCGTCCCGCGCCTCGCCGTCGTGGCATCCTCCGCCTCCGGGGATCCCGTCCGCCGTATCCGGCGGCGCGCGCCGGGGTCGCGTTCCCAGAAGGCCCCCACGGCGGCTCCGCCCCAGCCGTCCGTCGCGGAGGTGCGGCGCGCCATCGGGGCCGCCGACGACCCGTCCGCCTCCGGGAGGGACAAGCAGTCCGGTTTCATGGAGCTCCTCGCCTCCACGCCGATCGGGCAGCCGGAGAGCGACGCAGAGCGCCGAATCCGTGAGGCCGCCGAGTGGGTGGTCGACAACACCGAGGCGCGCGCACAGGAAG GGCAAAAGTCTATCTTGGTGCTATGCATGAAGATCTTTCCTCTGTGGCTGTTCCTCATGCTTACTGCCCTTGGAGTTATAAATTTACCATTTGATATTCCCGGTCTGGATATGGATGATCTCCTAATGTAA